The Temnothorax longispinosus isolate EJ_2023e chromosome 7, Tlon_JGU_v1, whole genome shotgun sequence genome contains a region encoding:
- the Y-f gene encoding yellow-f, with amino-acid sequence MFYLLFLACLAMATGHTFNTVYSWKQVEFKLPNDTIRNEYIASGDYIPENNMPLGLVIWHKKMFVTVPRWKKGVLATLNSFSMSDNKHSPALIPYPDLEANNISSPDGLVNIFRLRIDACDRMWGLDTGVDDILGDFKVVRPMRLIVIDLKTNMIIRRYTLKDTDVKPESFIADLAVDVAPGQCDKAYAYMSDLGEYGIVVYSWEKNDSWRINHHFFHFDPLNGDFNISGYNFQWTDGVFGLSLTPIDTDGNRMLYFHSMAGITEFSVPTDILQDNQLKKSGVYSNFHIVGTKGPLTQGPSSIIDPKTCINYFAQVNRNGIACWDITKELNPETFKLVAQDNTTLVFPQDVVIDNESRKLYVLSNNLQKFMYDSFDPLTTNFFITSADLDTLTPMCKDNAAKS; translated from the exons aTGTTCTACTTGCTGTTCCTGGCCTGCCTGGCCATGGCAACCGGTCACACCTTTAATACCGTTTATTCGTGGAAGCAGGTCGAATTCAAACTGCCAAATGATACCATCCGAAACGAGTACATAGCTTCCGGCGATTACATTCCGGAAAATAACATGCCATTAGGTTTGGTCATTTGGcacaaaaaaatgttcgtCACGGTACCGCGGTGGAAGAAAGGTGTTTTAGCTACTTTAAATAGCTTTTCAATGAGCGACAACAAGC acaGTCCAGCCTTAATACCGTATCCTGATCTTGAAGCAAATAACATTAGTTCCCCTGATGGCCTCGTAAACATATTCCGTCTCAGAATCGATGCTTGCGATCGTATGTGGGGTCTTGACACAGGAGTAGACGATATTTTGGGGGACTTCAAAGTCGTGCGACCGATGAGACTTATTGTTATCGATTTAAAAACAAACATG ATTATACGTAGATATACCTTGAAAGATACGGATGTAAAGCCGGAGTCTTTCATTGCCGATCTTGCGGTCGATGTTGCACCGGGACAATGCGACAAAGCATACGCGTATATGAGTGACTTAGGCGAATATGGCATAGTGGTGTACAGTTGGGAAAAGAACGATTCTTGGCGGATTAATCATCACTTCTTCCATTTCGATCCATTGAACg GTGACTTCAATATTAGCGGCTATAACTTCCAGTGGACTGACGGTGTTTTCGGATTGTCGTTAACGCCGATTGATACCGATGGGAATAGAATGCTTTATTTCCATTCCATGGCCGGTATCACGGAATTTTCTGTGCCTACGGATATTCTGCAGGACAATCAATTGAAAAAATCAGGGGTCTACAGTAATTTCCACATTGTTGGTACCAAGGGACCATTGACGCAAGGACCATCTTCTATTATTGACCCGAAAACATGTATTAACTATTTTGCTCAGGTAAACAGAAACGGTATTGCGTGTTGGGATATTACGAAGGAATTGAATCCGGAAACATTCA aatTGGTGGCGCAGGACAACACAACATTAGTGTTTCCTCAGGATGTAGTTATCGATAATGAGTCTCGAAAATTATACGTGCTCTCTaataatttacagaaatttatgtATGACAGCTTCGATCCATTGACGACAAACTTTTTCATTACTTCAGCTGATCTCGACACATTAACACCTATGTGCAAAGATAACGCAGCGAAATCATAA